In Alteromonas sp. V450, the following proteins share a genomic window:
- a CDS encoding beta-ribofuranosylaminobenzene 5'-phosphate synthase family protein gives MQNLKINIPSRVHLNLIAMHECDFRRNGGLGFSVDTGLVLYAEKIERIKIDSTLPELKPLAMRLEKQLLNIKNELKLNLGIHITLANELPPHIGLGSGTSITLAAIEALLLINEYDYSVRELQKLSGRGGTSGVGIHSYFCGGFVYDLGVKANSEAHLPSSHTVPNEIPSLLFRNDYPFGNIIYLYPKHEHKNHGVEEYNFFLDSTPITDIEAYKACYSSIFEVTASLVDGDQQSFFRAIEKIKETKWKTLEVEHSGTISLRILSELEHLNIAGFGMSSMGPGIFILSEPDQQTLGKIIKKFNLTMTTLIPNNRGRTINYA, from the coding sequence ATGCAAAATCTTAAGATTAATATCCCATCAAGGGTACACTTGAATCTTATTGCTATGCACGAATGTGACTTTAGGAGAAATGGCGGGCTAGGTTTTTCTGTTGATACAGGGTTGGTATTGTACGCCGAAAAAATTGAAAGAATAAAAATAGATTCAACGTTACCAGAGTTAAAGCCGTTAGCAATGAGGCTTGAAAAGCAGCTCTTGAATATTAAAAATGAGCTGAAACTAAATTTAGGAATTCACATTACATTAGCGAACGAGCTACCGCCGCATATTGGTCTAGGTAGCGGTACTTCGATAACACTTGCTGCAATCGAAGCTTTGTTATTAATCAATGAATACGACTATTCAGTGCGTGAGTTACAAAAACTTTCAGGAAGAGGGGGTACTTCTGGTGTAGGCATCCATAGCTACTTTTGTGGCGGTTTTGTTTATGATTTAGGTGTGAAGGCTAATTCAGAAGCACATCTTCCATCAAGTCATACCGTCCCAAATGAGATACCTTCCCTTCTATTCAGGAACGATTATCCTTTCGGAAACATTATTTACCTATATCCGAAACATGAACACAAAAATCACGGAGTAGAAGAATATAATTTTTTTCTAGATTCCACCCCGATTACGGATATTGAAGCTTACAAAGCTTGCTATAGTTCAATTTTTGAAGTTACCGCATCATTAGTGGACGGCGATCAACAATCATTCTTCAGAGCGATAGAAAAAATTAAAGAAACCAAGTGGAAAACATTAGAAGTTGAGCATAGTGGAACAATATCTTTAAGAATTCTCTCTGAATTGGAACATCTAAATATCGCAGGGTTTGGGATGAGTAGCATGGGTCCTGGAATTTTCATACTATCAGAGCCAGATCAGCAGACACTTGGCAAGATCATCAAAAAATTCAACTTAACTATGACTACGTTAATACCAAATAATAGGGGACGAACCATTAATTATGCTTGA
- a CDS encoding non-canonical purine NTP pyrophosphatase has translation MLDLLFFTSSRIKMQNARHICRSLDINIKNFNEVTSFANYEEPRILNREEILETSFKNALNQLKRAGLQKRPFILEDTSVNIHSLSRKEEREFPGVDVKYWMKEARFEDLDLELMMMGNDRSATVRSDLLLYLPEVSESPLHFVGKTDGKVVDSPSEFETNIVYPWLDNKTFNKWFQPQGEKSALGMLPIEKADVHDFRKKAFSEMFKVLEHYNLLKPKQYDFSAIKSSETWLDKINCHIVYGLSCAGKTTIATYLINEFDFVHVEASDFMHVIYREHHGIESQIPIGKFAKEILKSNPHMVAERVLKYIEKNGLENVVITGFRLLEEVEYIERSLPSVYEVKRVLLTANRTIRLDRKNLRKRSNESISDENLQDRDERELEMGISQLAQKQTTKLRLANEGTLYQFYDDYVNRLNLKNSPKQVRKKNSDFNVLTLKELIIMALYVARGDAEKSEFLSTTEITSLINNNKLKKPKFVTNVGRFFKMHSNELFEIEFRKKTRRYRLSNTGVGFAKLILRKFEFIN, from the coding sequence ATGCTTGATCTCCTCTTCTTCACTTCAAGTAGAATTAAGATGCAAAATGCGAGGCATATCTGCAGAAGCCTAGACATTAATATCAAGAACTTCAACGAAGTTACAAGCTTTGCAAATTATGAAGAACCTAGGATATTAAACAGAGAAGAAATTCTTGAAACCAGTTTCAAAAACGCTCTGAATCAACTTAAAAGAGCAGGTTTACAAAAACGACCTTTCATACTAGAAGATACTTCAGTAAACATCCATTCCCTTAGTAGAAAAGAGGAAAGAGAGTTTCCTGGAGTTGATGTAAAGTACTGGATGAAAGAAGCTAGATTTGAAGATCTTGATCTAGAACTAATGATGATGGGAAATGACCGTTCTGCGACGGTTCGATCTGATTTACTGCTGTACTTGCCAGAAGTCAGCGAATCTCCACTACATTTTGTTGGAAAAACAGATGGGAAAGTTGTTGATAGCCCGAGTGAATTCGAAACAAACATTGTTTACCCTTGGTTAGATAACAAAACGTTCAACAAATGGTTCCAGCCACAAGGCGAGAAATCCGCTCTAGGGATGCTGCCAATTGAAAAAGCTGACGTACATGACTTCAGAAAAAAAGCTTTCTCGGAAATGTTCAAAGTACTGGAACATTACAACCTTCTGAAACCAAAACAATATGATTTCTCAGCAATTAAATCCTCAGAAACATGGCTGGATAAAATTAATTGCCACATTGTTTATGGACTCAGTTGTGCTGGAAAAACAACGATAGCCACTTATCTGATAAATGAGTTTGACTTTGTTCATGTAGAAGCCTCTGACTTTATGCACGTTATTTACCGTGAGCATCATGGCATTGAAAGTCAGATTCCGATTGGAAAATTTGCAAAAGAAATTCTCAAATCAAATCCTCATATGGTCGCAGAGCGCGTGCTTAAATACATTGAAAAAAATGGATTAGAGAATGTAGTGATTACAGGCTTTAGATTATTAGAAGAGGTTGAATATATAGAACGAAGCCTCCCTTCAGTGTATGAGGTTAAGAGAGTTCTACTAACAGCAAATAGAACTATTAGATTAGATAGAAAAAACCTTAGAAAAAGGTCAAATGAATCTATAAGTGATGAAAACTTGCAAGACAGGGACGAAAGAGAACTTGAAATGGGTATATCCCAGTTGGCTCAGAAACAAACAACAAAGCTAAGACTGGCCAACGAAGGTACGCTCTACCAGTTTTACGATGACTATGTTAATAGATTGAACTTGAAAAATTCCCCAAAACAAGTTCGAAAGAAAAACTCTGATTTCAACGTTTTAACGTTGAAAGAGCTAATTATAATGGCACTTTATGTGGCGAGAGGGGACGCCGAAAAATCAGAATTTCTCAGTACAACAGAAATTACAAGTTTAATTAATAATAACAAACTAAAAAAGCCGAAGTTTGTCACTAACGTAGGACGATTTTTCAAGATGCACTCAAACGAACTTTTCGAGATAGAGTTTAGAAAAAAAACTCGTAGGTACCGTCTTTCGAATACAGGTGTGGGTTTTGCGAAGCTCATTCTAAGGAAGTTCGAGTTTATCAACTAA
- a CDS encoding choice-of-anchor B family protein — MRVQTPLAIVLLLTLMSQGSVAHTDHDKARFVAADGQDTGKCDNRFRPCKTLAYAARQANKGDKLLVAEGEYAFTNHQESQLLNDSLVPVLGGFSRTDHFQTQKPNLNKTTLVNVPPYLSETLYRKGFDSIVDGKSNATQQQVAFYQQGSVANTQIQSQMTCSNGMAGQYACNNVALLSHVPINQLSEVSTAANDIWGHVDLNTRREYALVGMRASIVVVDVTSPDAPEVIGEVRGQSTTWRDIKVFQFYDATAKRFKAYAYASADSVTEGFTIIDLNNLPNSVSLLKRNNDDNRAHNIYISNVDYTLNIAINSATPLLHLTGQDSNGGAFRSYSLIEPQTPTAAYIPSSLTRSDYAHDASSMRITDPRAQSECVNGTPSGCTVMLDFNESELRLWDHTDTNTVEELGSVTYNDVAYTHSGWFSEDKRYAFVHDELDERNFNRNTRVMVFDISSLTAPVLAGVWTSDNQTIDHNGYVRGNRYYMSNYERGLTVLDITNPTTPTEIGFFDTYPAADSSSFNGAWGVYPFLPSGNILVSDIQGGLFVLKDNTLEQASATVAFAESILTTDANTTLSIPVNKKGNGPLTVNYQIIHGSTDTDDIVPSTGELTWSEGDINAKTISIDVMPNQDDEGNETFYVRLFNPQGGGILPGKGYTAVEVNGQTLRGKAEFSVEAIQTLEIENSLTINVNRSGGVQGNLNVDYALVSDTATENDDFQMQAGSIEWADGESATKTIEISIINDDIAETEEQFSVVLSAETAELLGSVTETVITIKDDESNQAPVVNAGEDWTIEERATLEITGSAQDPEGALTSVKWAQSAGVEVEISNAETLTMSFTAPEGQNELEFTLTATDEFGVSATDSVTVEVTSQDDANVVTGPPAPIERNSGGGSVPLQTLILLTIIAAARSRFLTKR, encoded by the coding sequence ATGAGAGTTCAGACCCCGCTTGCAATAGTGCTGCTTTTAACCTTGATGAGTCAAGGCAGTGTAGCTCACACTGATCATGATAAAGCGCGCTTTGTAGCCGCTGACGGACAAGATACTGGCAAGTGTGATAATCGCTTCAGGCCGTGTAAAACACTCGCATATGCGGCCCGGCAAGCTAACAAGGGAGACAAACTCCTGGTTGCAGAGGGAGAATATGCGTTTACCAACCACCAAGAAAGCCAGTTACTTAATGACAGCTTAGTACCTGTATTGGGAGGCTTCTCTCGAACTGACCATTTTCAAACCCAAAAACCTAACCTCAACAAAACCACGCTGGTAAACGTACCACCCTATTTGTCTGAAACGCTTTACCGTAAAGGGTTCGATAGTATTGTTGATGGAAAAAGTAATGCCACGCAGCAGCAAGTTGCATTTTATCAACAAGGGAGCGTTGCAAACACACAAATACAGTCGCAAATGACCTGTAGCAACGGCATGGCAGGTCAGTATGCCTGCAATAACGTAGCGCTGCTTTCCCACGTGCCCATAAACCAACTTTCAGAGGTTTCAACAGCGGCGAACGATATTTGGGGACATGTGGATTTAAATACGCGCAGAGAATATGCCCTTGTGGGTATGCGAGCGAGTATTGTTGTGGTTGACGTTACCTCTCCCGATGCCCCAGAAGTAATAGGTGAAGTTCGTGGGCAAAGTACAACGTGGCGCGATATTAAAGTTTTTCAATTCTACGACGCCACCGCAAAGCGTTTTAAAGCTTATGCTTACGCGAGTGCAGACAGTGTAACCGAAGGCTTCACGATAATAGATTTAAATAACTTACCAAATAGCGTTTCTTTATTGAAACGCAACAATGACGACAATCGCGCGCACAATATATACATCTCTAACGTTGACTATACGTTAAATATCGCCATAAACAGCGCAACGCCACTTCTTCACCTAACCGGGCAAGACAGTAACGGCGGAGCATTTCGCTCGTATTCTCTTATTGAACCACAAACGCCAACCGCCGCTTATATTCCGAGTTCGTTAACGCGCTCAGACTACGCTCACGATGCATCATCTATGCGTATTACCGATCCAAGGGCCCAAAGCGAATGTGTTAATGGCACCCCTTCCGGATGCACCGTTATGCTTGATTTTAACGAAAGCGAGTTACGGTTATGGGACCACACAGACACAAATACGGTGGAAGAACTAGGCAGCGTAACGTACAACGACGTTGCCTACACACACAGCGGATGGTTTAGTGAAGACAAGCGTTATGCCTTTGTTCACGACGAACTAGACGAGCGAAATTTCAATCGCAATACACGGGTGATGGTTTTTGATATTTCTTCACTAACCGCGCCAGTGCTTGCGGGTGTATGGACCAGCGACAATCAGACAATTGACCATAATGGGTATGTAAGAGGTAACCGCTATTACATGTCGAACTACGAACGTGGCTTAACCGTTCTTGATATCACTAACCCCACGACACCAACCGAAATAGGGTTTTTCGATACTTACCCGGCCGCGGACTCAAGTAGCTTTAACGGAGCGTGGGGGGTGTATCCTTTCTTGCCTAGTGGCAATATTTTAGTAAGTGATATTCAAGGAGGGCTGTTCGTTCTTAAAGACAATACACTTGAGCAGGCGTCTGCCACCGTCGCTTTTGCTGAGTCAATTTTAACGACAGACGCAAATACAACGTTGTCGATACCGGTTAACAAAAAAGGTAATGGGCCATTAACCGTGAATTATCAAATTATTCATGGCTCAACTGATACCGATGACATAGTACCCAGCACGGGGGAATTAACTTGGTCCGAAGGCGATATTAATGCGAAGACCATTTCTATAGACGTTATGCCTAATCAAGACGATGAAGGCAATGAAACGTTTTATGTTCGTTTGTTCAACCCTCAAGGTGGAGGGATTTTGCCCGGCAAAGGCTACACAGCCGTGGAAGTTAACGGGCAAACTCTGCGCGGTAAAGCCGAGTTCAGTGTAGAGGCGATACAAACCCTTGAAATTGAAAATTCCCTTACGATTAATGTAAATCGCAGCGGCGGTGTTCAAGGAAACCTAAATGTTGACTATGCGTTGGTAAGCGACACTGCAACAGAAAATGACGACTTCCAAATGCAAGCAGGCAGCATTGAATGGGCAGACGGCGAGTCAGCAACTAAAACAATTGAAATCAGCATCATCAATGATGATATCGCTGAAACCGAAGAACAGTTTAGCGTTGTACTCAGCGCCGAAACCGCTGAGTTATTAGGCAGTGTTACCGAAACAGTAATTACAATAAAAGATGACGAAAGCAACCAAGCGCCGGTGGTTAACGCAGGTGAAGACTGGACAATTGAAGAGCGTGCAACACTTGAAATAACGGGAAGTGCGCAAGACCCTGAAGGCGCGCTTACGAGCGTTAAGTGGGCGCAAAGTGCGGGAGTTGAAGTAGAAATCAGTAATGCCGAAACCCTAACAATGAGCTTCACTGCTCCTGAAGGCCAAAATGAGCTTGAGTTTACGCTTACTGCCACGGATGAATTTGGGGTAAGCGCAACCGACTCTGTAACCGTAGAAGTTACGTCGCAAGATGACGCCAACGTTGTGACAGGCCCACCGGCACCTATTGAAAGAAATAGTGGTGGCGGTAGCGTGCCGCTTCAAACGCTTATTTTGCTAACAATCATTGCTGCGGCGCGCTCGCGTTTTCTGACAAAAAGATAA
- a CDS encoding tyrosine-type recombinase/integrase, which produces MMQLNGRLPPKTTLYRVKSELDEIKRFRAYTSARAQAVSEHQSETHQLSTQIAYAAGLRAHELLTLARAEERNPDKRPALHSKWAGREGQLYTVQGKGGLVRHVLIPNDLVEQLEKLRLDNPVTVTHRKINYLQRYDIGAGKRWSDSFSKASKLALFFSTGAHGLRHSYAQERMRELIEIGFNGLFALKTVSQEMGHFRPEITEVYLQ; this is translated from the coding sequence ATGATGCAACTGAATGGCAGACTTCCCCCTAAAACAACCTTATATCGTGTAAAGTCAGAGCTGGACGAAATTAAAAGGTTCAGAGCCTACACATCGGCACGGGCTCAAGCAGTATCCGAACATCAAAGTGAAACGCATCAACTTTCAACCCAAATTGCGTATGCTGCCGGATTAAGAGCACATGAGCTCCTAACGCTTGCCAGAGCAGAAGAGCGAAATCCTGACAAACGTCCCGCGTTACACTCAAAATGGGCTGGGCGGGAAGGTCAACTGTACACGGTTCAAGGGAAAGGCGGGTTGGTACGCCACGTACTAATTCCTAACGACCTGGTCGAGCAGCTCGAAAAGCTGAGATTGGATAATCCAGTTACGGTTACACACCGAAAAATTAACTACCTTCAGCGTTATGATATTGGAGCAGGGAAGCGATGGTCAGATTCTTTCAGTAAAGCATCAAAACTTGCTCTCTTCTTTTCAACTGGAGCACATGGGTTGCGACATAGCTATGCGCAAGAACGGATGCGTGAATTAATAGAAATCGGTTTTAATGGTCTGTTTGCGTTAAAAACTGTATCGCAAGAAATGGGCCATTTTAGACCCGAAATTACAGAGGTTTACCTTCAATAG